The following DNA comes from Uranotaenia lowii strain MFRU-FL unplaced genomic scaffold, ASM2978415v1 HiC_scaffold_371, whole genome shotgun sequence.
aatcacatttttaattttcattttattattgcTGAACAAATTTGTCTGCAAATTAGAAAGGAAACGTAAAAGAAGACGCAGAACATGCTGGTGTACTCGAAATTAGtgttaattaaattattattaataaagATGTACTTACGACTTAATGCATTTCTCGCTTGGCGTATACGTCTTTTTGGTCGATCGATAAAATGGAttgcaaaaattgatttgattggCCCAAATCTCCTGTAATTCTTTCGGAGTTGATTAGAGAAATGCTTGAGTCAATAATCTAATCCAATAAATCCACGAAAATCTTCTTCCGATGATATCTAAAATACTGCGTGGTGGAACTGGCAATTGGGAATCCACCAGGACATTACCGGACATTCCCTGTGCGCCCCTGACCGTTCGAGTAAGGTTTACATTTAATGTATTTTAAATCGGTATTTTCTCTGAATGAATTCATTAAATCCAACACATCAATAAAGAGATTTGAAGTAATATAATTGTTTAGACCAAATAGTccgtaaaatttaaaagatgatTTCTTAGATTTTTCAATAGTTAAAAAAGTCCAACTTTACAATATCGAGCAGTAGAACAACTTGTTAAATATCATTCTTTTTGCAGACACGTCGTCTTACCAAAGGATATTGCCAAACTTGTTCCCAAAACACACCTCATGACAGAAAACGAGTGGCGAGCAATCGGAGTGCAGCAATCGAGAGGCTGGATTCACTACATGATCCACCAACCGGAACCCCACATCTTGCTTTTCCGACGAGCCGTAACGAAAGACTAAAATTGATTAGGAATCACAAAACTCGCTATGCTCCTcctcaaaaatccattcattCAACCCTATTGCAGGTCAGTTGCGAACTtaccagaaaaaataatcattgaaaggcTCTGGCAAGGTATAACGAATCTCTATCTTTCTCTAGCCTCTTCCCCATTCCATTGTGTCTAGCCGAGATTTGATGTGGAGCGCTGGTGCTTCGCTAGATTTTAAGAATCTgaaatttcttttcaagagaAATCACCTTCAAGCTACCTGTATTGTTCAGTAATCTAAGATAGCAAAACAGATCAAACACTCTCTAAGAAAAGTGACGGATCATGTGGCCAAAAGAAAACTCAGCGGCAGTTCAAGGATTAACTTTAGTAATGAAGAATGCGAAACTTGTACAGAATGTGTGTCTTGAgtgtttttatatgaaatagtTCGTATCGTCGCAGAAAACTTGTTTGGCAGCCAAAGTAAACCCGAACATGAAAGCCAGGCAGAACGGTTCGTTTAAGAGTGCATATGTGTGCCTTTCCAATTCAATGAACTCTTTCAAACTTATGGAAAACAAAATACCACGGAACAAATCGAAACCTTTAATGTAGATTAGCGATTAACAAATATTATACACTTTACCTAAAAAGCACGAGAAAGAATCATCAATCTTATAGAGAAATGTCCTTTAACAGGGTTCAACTGTCGTAAGTTCTATTTGCATGTTATGTGTTTTAACTTTCATGATAGTCTCTTGTTCGAATCACTTTCTATCTAGAAAAGGAGTTTtcttataattcaaaatttatatttttggatttaGATACCCTTAATCAAAGAACTATTCTTAATCTATGAAATATTTGGTTGGATAAAATAAGCGTTAGTTGACGATAGTTAAACGTAGTTAAAATGTAAGCCAAAGAAACTGGTTGTTGGAAAGCTTGAGATTTGCAATGGATCTGACCAAGTAATGTCTCAGGTGTGTACCTATCTTAGCGACCAAAAGGATAACCAGAACGAGCTTACAAGAGCGATATGGTGGACTTCATTTGGtgagtaatttattttattattatttttcctcaatATATAATATGTATGCATAGTAGGGTGGCAATGACtatatgggaaaaatttcatgatcgaattttaaaACCCGACTATATACATTTTAAGTATTGTCCCAAAATACCGCCCTGTGCAAAATTTCCGCTAAATCTGACATCATTGAGGGGTGGAAGTGGGATGATTAAAGGAAAtaggaaaattcaaaattttatttttgaagccaAATGCCCTTTagcataaaacgtcgaaatctcGAAAAAGAAATCCGGGacataccaaatattattatcgtaTTATCtattgttaataaaaaaaaaatgtgtttgcaTTGAGATTGGTCaattaagcgggccacagactacaaaaagtgactttttagtgactgacccaaaaaaagtgaccaagtcactaaaaagtgactcgctaccagccctgcattCTGTCGCTATGAACATgttttgcatcgtgtatggtaatgcttgaatgagcgcgcaaacagtttgagtaaaatcggtccggatcgaaatattttgtacaaacaaccctctgtggcatggtgtatggtgctgtttgtacaaaatcCAGTCCATTTACTCagtactgatgttatgaaatcgcttggtacatctttgtacctgaaaataatcacatttttgtaggtgatggaaagaattagagaaatatgagctatcaaagaaagaaagaacataagccgtaaatatcatgaatttttcgaaaaagatacaacggctcaacGGCaagacttgaacctgcaatctccgcttcagtacaacgcggtaaacccgaagcaatcaaccatgtgctcgctcggctaaaatcccgagtcgatgggtggggttacaCTGAACcccgaaaatacccaaacttgagaactttccccgccaacccgaatgaaactccctccctacaggtttggctattggaggcataacccaaagttaagctcttaaaggagaactcatcccccaaaatctgatactgcaataaaatggaaatttaaaaaaaattactgcgggtacgggaatcacacccatacctgcaatggctctgcgattaccatctcaggatgctaaccgctcgaccaccggagagttgttgagagaggcagctacatcatcgtatatgcgagactttttgcgaatgaagcgggaataagagttatcccccaaaaaaacagttcttcgctttgaacttaccccccaaacctaaatctgccacgatggaaGTAACAGAATCAGATACGCTCACAACAAAAcccccccaaaaaaaacaattctctgcttgaaggacaagtttggcgtattggcaagctgtgattttttcacaaactcaagttgtcaatcttgaacttaggtttggcgggtggcagttctcaagtttgggtgttttcgatttttagtgtagagaaacaagagatatcaatagcgggaaagatcacatgcggaatatacatggtgttttcgatagaaggtccagcagttgatcgacagagctcgattgctcgtgtttgccggtttcatcacgttcaccgtggtgaaattggctaacgcgccgttgtacagaagcggagattgcaggtgtcctgccggtgagccgttgtatctttttcgaaaaattcatgatatttacggcttatgctcgttcgttctttgatagctcatatttctctaattctttccatcacctacgaaaataccatttactcagccccagaCGCACTATGGGGCAGccccatacaatgaggcggcaaaaagtattttattgatttttctctaCTTTTTTATGAATATCAAAGAAGATAATCTCGCAAAATTTTTCACATGGGTGTTTTTAGGGATGGGCAATTAATTCTTGATATCGAATCTTAGCTAAgaggtcggcgaaaggggtcgtccatattaactgttgaCTGTTTTAGCGATATTAACGTTATTAGGCTttgaattgagatgaaaatttgcaaatgagTGTTTTGGTAGACGAGCCATTgatttttgatatcaaatttagaAACGGGGAccagcaaaaggggtcgtccgtaTTGCCTGTGACTGTTTCAGCTTTATTAGGCTttgaattgagatgaaaatttgcacatgagtgttttgatgGACGAGCCATTGAtttttggtatcaaatttagaatcGGGGAccgacaaaaggggtcgtccatatttcctttttgcgatattgacgatattttaaactgatttgaGATTTGCAAATGGGTGTTTTGGAGGACATGCCATTgatttttgatatcaaattgaGAGTCAGGGAccagcaaaaggggtcgtctatattaaatgtttacgtttttgtgatattgacgtttcaATTTCATCTTAATCTTATGCATAATGCTTAGGATTCGATTAAATTAATCACACTGGAGTTTTAGGGGCTAGTAGGAATCATCCATACAaactatttaagttttttatgacattttcgtGATTATGTATCAAATCAAGGCAAAATTTCTCACTcaaaggtttttcaaaatttgatttttagctttaataaaaatattgaaatgcaGGAAACTGGGTCGTGaagataaattaattaaatgtATTTTCAATGTGGACTGCCATCTAGGATCAACTAGAAGCTTATTCACCCTCCACGTGCTCATCTCTATTAAATGATTCGTTAATGAGCTCCACATCGTACATAATTTGTTCAAACGGATTTTCTTCAGTTGGATCTGAAGCACTTTCATCGTCATCGAATACCAAAAACGAACGCACTTTGTCTGGATACACCATACATTTCTTGGCTTTAATCCGATGGCTCAAATGTATTGAGCTAATAATCGGATCTGACGCATTCATAGAGCGCAGGAAAACGTCGTGTAGACACTCCGAAGAATAAGATAATATGACAAAATGAGAGGCTATTTCCATgggaaaaaaactcaaaaaatcaaagcaatcgaaagatttgcTCTAATTCAAACTATTGAATTCAAGGGAATCTCGATTGCTTTAATTCAGTagaaaaagcattaaaaaattaaattctcatTGAAAATGGGTAAAAAGTACCCATTCACCAGATCTTTGTGCCGTATTTTTGCTGTTACTCTGAAAAGGGTGAATTGGGGTGCCTGGATTCTCTTTTATTGGATTCTTAGGACGCTGGACCAAGTCATAGAAGTGAAGAAAGTGCGGGGCAATGCGGGGCTTTTTAATTATGTGGCAAAAACTTTtggataatttgaagaaaatatgaatttacccATTTTTTGCACATCTCTGTTTATCGTGTAGAAATTTGCACGAACAggaatgaaagtttttaaaataagcttTCCAGAGGTATACTAGaatcttttttataataaaaatttcattgaaaaaaatggaatttaaaaaaaattatcgtataagcaaaaattgcatttttccaaagtctgatgtctgtgaagCGAAAACTATCACAGATAATTGGCTGAAATTTTGAgaatatcttagttaaatatatAGATATCAACTAGTAATGACGAATAAGCATTAcgattaagtttatttttagactttttgccgcctcgaACCCCATAGTGAGATGGTgtggagaagttttttttttgttgctgttttcgccagcaatcgtttgtgtttgcACGAAAtgtgtttgtatcgtgtgtgcgCGAGCATataatcaaacaatcgtcgtagAATTATCGCGTTTTGTACAAATGAGGGTATTTAGTCTATGGTCCGCTTTACACAAATGGCGTGGGCAAATAATAATGAcgaacatggccgtaggaacggggggggttttgggggttaaaccctccccatgagggtccaaaaatgccaagcaaTATGTTCTTCTCTATACTCAAAATTACGAATtcccaataaaattttgatgatcgaCTAAAATTATACAAGAGTAACAATATCTTTTCAGAAATAAAGACAAAACCTTAAAGTCTTATCCCAGGTCAATCATACttcagtttttcttaaaatttctaacttgttgatagaaatttcatCCCGAATTTTCTATTCAAATGGGATAAGACTAAACTTGCCAAATCACTCAGATTATGCCAGATTTTTTACACttgatttgcaaaataaaacaaaaaattaaaattaagtcaCGAAAATGATGTATTTTgcattttaggttttttttaataaattttaacaaaattatatgaacgttttttgaaagctcaatatatgatttgaaattgactgTTGTATTTCGATACACAAAAGTTAAGTGTTTTTATTCATGatctttgattgaaaattttgatattagcggatattggcaaaaaataaaactcaatgTTTGTTATGAGagttcggattctgtatccggTTTATTGTTACTGAaattcagtttggatcatcattgcgcaaaaatcctgattcgaatctcgattttggatttcatacttctatattcgaaactcatcattttggaatattaagagaaagtatttaaaatttcaaaccatttttgagatttgaattttttactttatttctcATGTGGAATTCGAActaaagaaagtttcataatgttgatccagaattgaaaaatcttaaacagtttcatcattcgcaattttcattcagattcacaagttcaatttcgaataaataactgaagaatgaattcacatttaaagtcaaaaattcagaattcaaaaaaaaaatctggttgaaaattctgaacaaaatttcctttttttctcaaaattggtgaaaattatTATCTAGAGCTTAGATttcaaaaaccgttttcaaattcGCAATCTAGATTTCGAACTCGTGTTCAAAAGGCAATACTCAGATtcggaatcaaaattaaaaactcagattcaactcgaagttcagatttaaaatcaaaattaaaatattaatgtgAGCATTTCATTGAGGATTTAAATTACAAACGATcgcagtttcaaaattttgattctgaattaaaaataaaaattttatatttaatcagAGTCAATTTGGAAAACAAACCAGAAgatatcacaaatttaaaatacaatttttaaatttttttcacaggatTATAATCACGAAATAAATCATCAATGATAATTTCATGAGGCCAAAGaacttgtattttattttcaagttaaaattcaactgaaaacatattttactggttttttgtttaacattattaatatttcagattcttcttaaaaaaaggttcgaattaaaatctttaattttaatcaagaagaaaataaatctgatttgaaccgcaaacttaatctcttactttcatttctaaatatttgataattttttaccaaTGCCTCAAATGATCATGCGTGAAAAGAATTAGCTTACTACTTTCTAATTTaagtaaatataaaaagtttttctttggaATGAATCTTTTTTAACTTCTTGGCAAATCAGCAACTTCTAGATCTTGTTTTcgaaaactagaataaattcctcactttgaatgtaaaaaactcaaacctaaataaaataaaacttttatttttttaactattcctTATGTATGCAttcttcaagcaaaaatgttaaaggaaaaattttgtcaccaaaacccccccccatgagccggttcttcctacggccctgatgaCGAAGCAGAGAaagacatcgttaaagaagctgtttgacaacaaggacgCAACCAGCCTGCATGACGCTggtcggaaatatggctgc
Coding sequences within:
- the LOC129760020 gene encoding cyclin-dependent kinases regulatory subunit, whose amino-acid sequence is MSAKDIYYSDKYYDDEYEYRHVVLPKDIAKLVPKTHLMTENEWRAIGVQQSRGWIHYMIHQPEPHILLFRRAVTKD